Proteins encoded within one genomic window of Salipaludibacillus agaradhaerens:
- the prmC gene encoding peptide chain release factor N(5)-glutamine methyltransferase — protein sequence MSLPTTTKTYEALNWASSFLQQHNYEETIGHILLMHHTGWSRTRMLTEQQTVLSSDLFAAFQHDVRRAASGIPVQHITGKETFYDRHYHVNNHVLIPRPETEELVETLLTTLDNHKHLFNKNEEEPLTIVDVGTGSGIIAITMALELPNSHVFASDISAEALVVAKGNARDLGAGVTYIHGDLLLPFIEKGFKSDVIISNPPYIPIGDKARMKENVKDHEPLGALFAGEDGLDIYRRLVNQIPRVLSHPGIVALEIGYNQGDTVTELLQQVLPLNTYIEVINDINGNERIVLAIVP from the coding sequence ATGAGCCTACCAACGACAACTAAAACTTACGAAGCCCTCAATTGGGCTTCGTCTTTTTTACAACAACATAATTACGAAGAGACAATCGGCCACATCCTATTGATGCACCATACCGGATGGAGTCGTACAAGGATGTTAACAGAACAACAAACGGTCCTATCGTCCGACCTTTTTGCAGCATTTCAGCATGATGTACGCCGTGCTGCATCAGGAATTCCTGTTCAACATATAACCGGGAAAGAAACATTTTATGACCGCCACTATCATGTAAATAATCATGTCCTTATCCCACGTCCGGAAACGGAAGAATTAGTAGAGACACTCCTGACAACGTTAGACAATCACAAACACCTTTTTAACAAAAATGAGGAGGAGCCACTGACTATTGTGGATGTAGGGACAGGCAGTGGTATTATTGCTATTACAATGGCCCTTGAGCTTCCAAATAGTCACGTTTTTGCTTCAGATATCAGTGCTGAAGCACTCGTTGTGGCGAAAGGGAACGCCCGGGATCTTGGAGCTGGAGTGACGTATATACATGGAGATTTACTACTTCCTTTTATAGAAAAAGGTTTCAAATCAGATGTTATTATCTCGAACCCACCTTATATACCTATTGGCGACAAGGCGCGTATGAAAGAGAACGTGAAAGACCATGAACCATTAGGAGCACTTTTTGCGGGCGAAGACGGGCTCGATATTTATCGACGACTCGTTAACCAAATCCCACGCGTTCTGTCTCATCCAGGTATCGTAGCACTTGAAATTGGCTATAACCAAGGAGATACTGTTACTGAGCTACTACAACAGGTACTACCTCTAAATACTTATATTGAAGTTATTAATGACATAAATGGAAATGAACGAATTGTCTTAGCCATTGTCCCTTAA
- the spoIIR gene encoding stage II sporulation protein R, translating into MKQRHSLIDWKKRLLVALYSSFIVTVFLLSWEAHFFNPQYETASANVISSSGVQIEIPEEAIRLRIKSNSQSPEDQQLKLTIRNEVNRYIRSWTEESSDVDEAREIIKAKLPEIEEVIKKAMIKANVFSSFTVDLKEVDFPTKQYGDRIYPAGDYEAVYIEIGEGLGDNWWCVLFPPLCFIDSGGEEANDEAEEEETDEDVEISFFLVEVIQSLWTKLTT; encoded by the coding sequence GTGAAACAAAGACATAGCTTAATAGATTGGAAGAAACGCCTACTTGTGGCCTTATATAGTTCGTTTATTGTGACAGTTTTTTTATTATCATGGGAAGCGCATTTTTTTAATCCGCAGTATGAGACGGCTTCTGCAAATGTTATTTCATCTTCCGGAGTGCAGATAGAGATTCCAGAAGAAGCGATTAGATTAAGAATTAAATCGAATAGTCAATCTCCAGAGGACCAACAATTAAAGTTAACCATACGTAACGAGGTGAATCGATACATCCGTTCGTGGACAGAAGAAAGCAGTGATGTGGATGAAGCTAGGGAAATAATTAAAGCAAAATTACCAGAGATAGAAGAAGTCATAAAAAAAGCAATGATTAAAGCTAACGTTTTCTCATCGTTTACTGTTGATTTGAAAGAAGTGGACTTTCCGACGAAACAGTATGGAGATAGGATTTATCCTGCGGGTGATTATGAAGCGGTTTATATTGAAATTGGAGAAGGTCTAGGTGACAATTGGTGGTGTGTATTATTTCCGCCTCTATGTTTCATAGATTCTGGAGGCGAAGAAGCGAATGATGAGGCTGAAGAGGAAGAGACCGATGAAGATGTTGAAATATCGTTTTTTCTTGTAGAAGTCATCCAGAGTTTATGGACAAAATTGACGACTTGA
- a CDS encoding GNAT family N-acetyltransferase codes for MTFIIREAREDDVLKIQHFISKAGVSLETVPNGWEPYILAEDTMESIVATAALQVIPTNAYLIRSLVVDSEQVSGSFLIKMLETTIQYAREKGAQCVYFIVKQGGDMMESLGFTLLSKEDIPKELKQLNEVKDYLKKGYPVYCLQEVGDK; via the coding sequence GTGACGTTTATTATACGTGAAGCGCGAGAAGATGATGTATTAAAAATTCAACATTTTATAAGTAAAGCCGGTGTCTCACTCGAAACAGTGCCAAACGGATGGGAACCCTACATTTTGGCAGAAGATACAATGGAATCTATCGTCGCTACAGCTGCCCTACAGGTGATCCCAACCAATGCTTATTTAATAAGGAGTTTGGTTGTGGATTCTGAGCAAGTAAGTGGAAGTTTTCTTATCAAAATGCTAGAAACCACAATACAGTATGCCAGAGAAAAAGGTGCCCAATGTGTATACTTTATCGTGAAACAGGGTGGCGATATGATGGAAAGCCTCGGATTCACTTTGCTTTCTAAAGAGGACATTCCAAAGGAATTAAAGCAACTCAATGAGGTCAAGGATTATTTAAAGAAAGGCTATCCTGTGTACTGTTTACAGGAAGTTGGGGATAAGTAG
- a CDS encoding L-threonylcarbamoyladenylate synthase, whose amino-acid sequence MEQLTKQWIVDTSVDNLVSNSHIVEAAHELVSQQVVAFPTETVYGLGGDATSDLAIERIFEAKGRPADNPLIVHIAERSQLKDYVKEIPPLADKLMSAFWPGPLTIVFKHNGNLSKRVTAGLSTVAVRMPDHPIALALIKAAGIPLAAPSANRSGRPSPTLASHVNEDLKGKIKGIIDGGATGLGLESTVVACTEDKVTILRPGGITKEDLEAVCGHVFYDFVLKKEDEAPTSPGMKYVHYAPHAPLTLVEGTDAFLHKTAEAAYEKGLKVGLLVTYDYQFATKVHKKVVIGSRDDLTTIAHHLYEALRTFAEGEVDVIFSEVFPEHGLGRAIMNRLKKAAGGRMVTESDN is encoded by the coding sequence ATGGAACAATTAACAAAACAATGGATTGTGGATACATCTGTGGATAACCTTGTTAGTAACTCTCATATTGTAGAGGCAGCTCATGAGTTAGTATCACAACAAGTGGTTGCTTTCCCAACAGAAACGGTATATGGATTAGGAGGTGATGCTACTTCTGATTTGGCGATAGAACGGATATTTGAGGCGAAAGGGCGACCGGCCGATAACCCTCTGATCGTCCATATTGCAGAACGTTCTCAGCTGAAAGATTATGTCAAAGAGATTCCACCGCTAGCTGATAAATTAATGAGTGCTTTTTGGCCAGGACCGTTAACCATTGTCTTTAAACACAATGGGAACCTATCGAAACGGGTTACAGCAGGATTGTCTACAGTGGCTGTGAGAATGCCTGATCACCCTATAGCTTTAGCTCTAATTAAGGCGGCAGGTATCCCTTTAGCAGCACCTAGTGCTAATCGTTCTGGGCGTCCAAGCCCAACTTTGGCGTCTCATGTTAATGAAGACTTGAAGGGTAAAATTAAAGGTATTATCGATGGAGGAGCGACAGGTTTAGGTTTAGAATCGACTGTTGTCGCATGTACTGAAGATAAAGTAACGATTTTGCGGCCAGGTGGGATAACAAAAGAAGATTTAGAAGCAGTTTGTGGCCATGTGTTTTACGATTTTGTGTTAAAGAAAGAGGATGAAGCACCGACCTCACCAGGGATGAAATATGTGCACTATGCACCGCATGCGCCTCTCACCTTAGTGGAAGGGACAGATGCGTTCCTTCATAAAACAGCAGAGGCTGCGTATGAAAAAGGATTGAAAGTAGGTTTACTCGTTACGTATGATTATCAGTTTGCTACAAAGGTTCATAAAAAAGTTGTGATCGGGTCACGGGATGATTTAACTACGATTGCTCATCATTTGTATGAAGCATTGCGAACATTTGCTGAAGGGGAGGTAGATGTGATTTTCTCTGAAGTATTTCCTGAACATGGACTGGGGCGTGCCATCATGAATAGGTTGAAAAAAGCTGCAGGGGGAAGGATGGTTACTGAGTCGGATAATTGA
- a CDS encoding manganese efflux pump MntP yields MSDLVTVALMALALSMDAFSISVGIGLLGMRYKRIVLVSATVGFFHMIMPVVGIIIGRLLSEYMGALAFFIGGSGLIVLGMQMIISSVKKEPSSLFSPIGTGLVVFAMSVSMDSLSLGLTLGVLGVNTWLISTFFGVASAFFTGLGLMIGKKAGYWLGTGGEWIGGFVLLIFGVKMILTPF; encoded by the coding sequence ATGTCTGATCTGGTGACTGTCGCGTTGATGGCATTGGCTTTAAGTATGGATGCTTTTTCTATTTCGGTTGGAATTGGTTTGTTAGGGATGAGATATAAACGTATTGTCCTCGTAAGTGCGACTGTTGGTTTTTTTCATATGATTATGCCAGTTGTGGGTATTATTATCGGTCGATTATTATCAGAATATATGGGGGCCCTCGCTTTTTTCATCGGCGGTAGCGGCCTTATTGTTTTAGGCATGCAGATGATTATTTCCTCGGTTAAAAAAGAACCTTCATCACTATTTTCACCAATTGGGACAGGGCTTGTGGTGTTTGCCATGAGTGTGAGTATGGATAGCCTCTCATTAGGACTTACACTTGGAGTACTTGGGGTAAACACTTGGCTAATTAGCACTTTCTTTGGGGTTGCTAGTGCTTTTTTCACCGGCCTTGGTTTAATGATCGGGAAGAAAGCCGGATATTGGTTAGGGACAGGTGGTGAGTGGATTGGGGGTTTTGTTTTGCTAATCTTTGGGGTAAAAATGATACTAACCCCTTTTTAA
- a CDS encoding low molecular weight protein arginine phosphatase, with product MERVLFVCTGNTCRSPMAEAIFEQKKTKENLQAKSAGVHGMENVPMSEGTRLALAKRGIMESHQSKALSPELIRWADVILTMTEGHKKIVQGTYPEASPYIFTLKEFIITDPDKVKKMEELAEHRAQIEQKRAAFLSDNEGKVAKYNKEKEVHNQSTMEEELLDLLHPHQTAIDRIEWDLPTLDFPDPFGGEQETYEELYQEMEQAIEDLLTILNDRSDLED from the coding sequence ATGGAAAGGGTTTTATTTGTTTGTACAGGTAACACATGTCGAAGTCCGATGGCTGAGGCTATTTTTGAGCAGAAAAAAACCAAAGAAAATTTACAGGCTAAATCAGCCGGTGTGCATGGTATGGAAAATGTGCCAATGTCAGAAGGGACGCGTTTAGCATTAGCTAAGCGAGGTATTATGGAAAGTCATCAATCAAAAGCATTATCACCTGAGCTTATTCGCTGGGCAGATGTAATTCTTACGATGACAGAGGGTCATAAAAAAATTGTCCAAGGAACTTATCCAGAAGCCTCACCTTATATCTTTACACTTAAAGAATTTATTATCACGGATCCTGATAAGGTTAAAAAGATGGAAGAGCTTGCAGAACACCGAGCACAAATAGAGCAAAAACGAGCTGCTTTTTTATCTGATAATGAGGGGAAGGTAGCAAAATATAATAAAGAAAAAGAGGTTCACAACCAGTCTACAATGGAAGAGGAATTATTGGATTTATTACACCCTCATCAGACAGCGATAGATAGGATTGAATGGGACCTTCCTACTCTTGATTTTCCAGATCCGTTTGGGGGAGAACAAGAGACATATGAAGAGCTCTATCAAGAAATGGAACAAGCTATTGAAGACTTACTGACGATTTTGAACGATCGCTCTGATTTGGAAGACTAA
- a CDS encoding methyl-accepting chemotaxis protein has protein sequence MRVRGLGLRGKMVLGICSVAAITYAISAFFIFFLHDIIGESLGLNPDSFLIAVLILGVIWCGILGYFGAGFIVKPLKQLETAAVKVAEGDIRHNVEVPRSQDELYALAIAYNHMIDSLRSMVADVNRNFNATNEKVLNIKQSSSDAAAQAESISRTVGEISSGAEGSAHAIQQTAERIEEVTVIGAQVQSHAYDSDKMSKDMLTALKESRDMIQSLVAGIQQLSNTHQASLDSVQRLEGNAAKVGEIVSLVGEMAEQTNLLALNASIEAARAGEQGKGFAVVADEVRKLADQSTTAVQGISELVKNMQNDVSHVASQIKDQVEAANLEAVKGTKTNETIAEMGDSVNEVASSIKEILELIEKQMHYVETTGEESQNVAAIAEQTSAGAADVATVIDDQTAVILEVATSAEILLDQANDLKKTISRFTV, from the coding sequence ATGAGAGTGAGGGGTTTGGGATTAAGGGGAAAGATGGTTTTAGGTATTTGTTCTGTTGCGGCCATTACATATGCGATAAGTGCGTTTTTTATCTTTTTTCTACATGATATCATTGGAGAATCACTAGGTTTAAACCCAGATAGTTTTTTAATTGCAGTCCTCATATTAGGCGTCATCTGGTGTGGTATTTTAGGCTATTTTGGTGCGGGCTTCATCGTCAAACCATTAAAGCAGCTTGAAACAGCAGCTGTTAAAGTTGCAGAAGGGGATATACGACATAATGTGGAAGTACCGAGGTCGCAGGATGAGCTCTATGCATTGGCTATAGCTTATAACCATATGATTGATAGCCTTAGATCGATGGTAGCGGATGTTAACCGTAATTTTAATGCGACTAATGAAAAAGTTCTTAATATTAAACAGTCTTCTTCAGATGCTGCTGCACAGGCTGAATCCATTAGTCGCACTGTAGGCGAAATTTCTTCAGGTGCAGAGGGCTCAGCGCACGCTATTCAACAAACAGCAGAACGGATAGAAGAGGTCACTGTTATCGGAGCGCAAGTTCAATCACACGCCTACGATTCTGATAAAATGTCTAAAGATATGCTAACGGCACTAAAAGAAAGCCGAGATATGATTCAATCACTTGTAGCGGGCATTCAGCAATTATCTAATACTCACCAAGCTTCATTAGATTCTGTTCAACGACTAGAAGGGAACGCTGCAAAAGTTGGGGAGATTGTGTCTCTTGTTGGAGAAATGGCAGAACAAACGAACCTACTTGCTTTAAATGCCTCTATAGAAGCAGCAAGAGCAGGTGAACAAGGGAAGGGCTTTGCTGTCGTAGCAGATGAGGTAAGGAAGCTTGCAGATCAAAGTACAACGGCTGTCCAAGGCATTTCAGAGCTTGTAAAAAATATGCAGAATGATGTGAGCCATGTAGCGTCACAAATTAAAGATCAAGTTGAAGCTGCAAATTTGGAAGCGGTTAAAGGAACAAAAACGAATGAAACCATTGCGGAGATGGGGGACTCCGTGAATGAGGTTGCCAGCTCTATAAAGGAAATACTTGAGCTTATAGAGAAACAAATGCATTATGTGGAAACCACCGGGGAAGAGTCACAAAATGTCGCAGCAATTGCGGAACAAACTTCTGCTGGAGCTGCCGATGTAGCAACAGTTATTGATGACCAGACGGCTGTTATACTGGAAGTGGCTACTTCCGCAGAAATTTTACTTGACCAGGCGAATGACTTGAAAAAAACGATCAGTCGATTTACTGTTTAA
- the rpiB gene encoding ribose 5-phosphate isomerase B, which translates to MKIVIASDHAGYALKKDIIHVVEELGHQVEDVGCDCADSVDYADYGIPAAEMVANGKADRGIIICGTGIGMSISANKVKGIRCALVHDLFSAKATREHNDTNVLAMGERVIGPGLAQEITKVWLTTPFEGGRHARRIDKITDYEEKSEG; encoded by the coding sequence ATGAAAATAGTTATCGCATCAGACCATGCAGGATATGCTTTGAAGAAGGACATCATACACGTGGTAGAAGAACTAGGGCATCAAGTAGAGGATGTAGGATGTGATTGTGCTGACTCCGTAGACTATGCTGATTATGGTATACCAGCTGCTGAAATGGTAGCAAACGGAAAGGCTGACAGGGGTATCATTATTTGTGGGACAGGTATTGGCATGTCTATCTCAGCAAATAAGGTGAAGGGTATTCGATGTGCACTCGTTCATGATTTATTCTCTGCTAAAGCGACAAGAGAACACAACGACACCAATGTCCTCGCTATGGGAGAACGTGTTATTGGTCCCGGACTTGCTCAGGAAATAACAAAAGTATGGTTAACGACCCCATTTGAAGGTGGACGTCATGCACGAAGAATTGACAAGATTACGGACTATGAAGAAAAAAGTGAAGGATAA
- a CDS encoding TIGR01440 family protein — translation MSKSLTQALEEFQSEAHLQKDQLFIIGASTSEVLGERIGSSGTIEVARALWKAISHFQKKTGVACAYQGCEHINRALVIERETADRFNLEPVSVIPHQKAGGSMAAYAFNQMRDPVVVEELKAHAGIDIGDTFIGMHLRKVAVPVRTSIKAIGCAHLTLARTRPKLIGGERAVYTRDLSDC, via the coding sequence ATGTCCAAATCCCTGACTCAAGCGCTTGAAGAATTCCAAAGCGAAGCTCATTTACAAAAAGACCAGCTATTTATAATTGGTGCTAGTACAAGTGAAGTGTTAGGGGAGCGTATAGGGAGTTCTGGCACGATAGAAGTGGCAAGAGCCTTATGGAAAGCGATTAGTCACTTTCAGAAAAAGACTGGTGTTGCATGTGCTTATCAAGGTTGTGAACATATTAATAGAGCACTCGTTATAGAGAGAGAAACAGCGGACAGGTTTAATTTAGAGCCTGTTAGTGTCATTCCTCACCAGAAAGCTGGGGGCTCAATGGCAGCTTATGCATTTAACCAGATGCGTGATCCCGTTGTAGTTGAAGAGTTGAAGGCACATGCTGGTATTGATATTGGTGACACTTTTATAGGTATGCATTTGCGAAAAGTAGCTGTACCAGTTCGAACAAGTATTAAGGCTATTGGCTGTGCTCATTTGACATTGGCACGAACAAGGCCGAAGCTAATCGGAGGAGAACGGGCTGTGTATACACGAGATTTATCTGATTGCTGA
- a CDS encoding serine hydroxymethyltransferase, whose protein sequence is MASNNQRELAHVSNQDSDVYNAMTAELKRQQENIELIASENFVSKAVMEAQGSVLTNKYAEGYPSKRYYGGCEHVDVVEDIARERAKQIFGAEHVNVQPHSGAQANMAVYFAFLEHGDTVLGMNLSHGGHLTHGSPVNFSGKDYSFVDYGVEQDTGLINYDDVRKKALEHKPKMIVAGASAYPRAIDFAKFKEIADEVDAYLMVDMAHIAGLVATGEHQSPVPYADFVTTTTHKTLRGPRGGMILSREEYGKKIDKAIFPGLQGGPLMHVIASKAVALGEVLTDEFKTYTKQIRLNATSLAESLTKEGINLVSGGTDNHLVLLDLRSLSITGKVAEEALDKVGVTTNKNTIPFDPESPFITSGLRIGTAAVTSRGFKEEDLTEVGNIIARVLKNVEDELVLKEAKEAVRQLTDRYPLYENS, encoded by the coding sequence ATGGCATCAAACAATCAACGGGAATTAGCACACGTCAGCAATCAAGACAGTGACGTGTATAATGCAATGACAGCAGAATTGAAGCGACAGCAAGAAAACATTGAATTAATCGCATCAGAAAACTTTGTCTCAAAGGCTGTTATGGAGGCTCAAGGCTCTGTTTTAACGAATAAATATGCTGAAGGCTATCCGAGTAAACGATATTATGGCGGTTGCGAGCACGTCGATGTGGTAGAAGATATCGCGAGAGAACGGGCAAAGCAAATCTTTGGTGCAGAGCATGTTAATGTTCAACCACATTCGGGAGCCCAAGCGAACATGGCTGTTTATTTTGCATTTTTAGAGCATGGTGATACGGTTCTAGGAATGAATTTATCACATGGAGGGCATTTAACACACGGAAGTCCAGTTAATTTTAGTGGTAAAGATTATTCATTTGTTGATTATGGCGTCGAGCAAGATACTGGTTTAATCAACTATGATGACGTGAGGAAAAAAGCACTTGAGCATAAGCCGAAAATGATTGTAGCCGGTGCCAGTGCTTATCCACGGGCAATAGACTTTGCGAAATTTAAAGAAATTGCCGATGAAGTGGACGCTTATCTTATGGTGGATATGGCGCATATAGCAGGTTTAGTGGCTACAGGAGAGCATCAAAGCCCTGTACCATATGCAGACTTTGTGACAACGACAACACATAAAACATTACGAGGCCCCCGCGGTGGTATGATTTTATCCAGAGAAGAATATGGTAAAAAGATAGACAAAGCGATCTTCCCTGGTTTGCAAGGTGGCCCGCTTATGCATGTTATTGCCTCAAAAGCTGTTGCACTAGGAGAAGTTTTAACAGATGAATTTAAAACATATACAAAACAGATTAGACTCAATGCCACTTCTTTGGCGGAATCGTTAACTAAAGAAGGAATCAATTTGGTCTCAGGTGGTACAGATAATCACCTTGTCCTCTTAGATTTAAGAAGTCTATCCATTACTGGAAAAGTGGCGGAGGAAGCACTTGATAAAGTGGGTGTCACAACAAACAAAAACACGATTCCATTTGATCCTGAAAGTCCTTTTATTACAAGTGGTCTTCGAATTGGAACGGCAGCTGTCACATCTCGAGGATTTAAAGAAGAAGATTTAACAGAAGTAGGGAATATCATCGCCCGCGTATTAAAAAATGTTGAGGATGAGTTGGTTCTTAAAGAGGCAAAAGAAGCAGTGAGACAGTTAACAGACCGCTATCCATTATACGAAAATAGCTAA
- the upp gene encoding uracil phosphoribosyltransferase, with translation MGKVYVFDHPLIQHKLTYIRNKNTGTKEFRELTNEIAGLMAFEITRELPLREVDVETPVGPAKCKMISGKKLGIIPILRAGLGMVDGILELIPAAKVGHVGLYRDPETLKPVEYYVKLPKDIEERELIVVDPMLATGGSAIEAINVMKARGAKNIKLMCLVAAPEGVEEMKKVHPEVDIYLAALDEKLNEKGYIVPGLGDAGDRLFGTK, from the coding sequence ATGGGGAAAGTATATGTCTTTGATCATCCACTGATTCAACACAAGTTAACGTATATTCGTAACAAAAATACGGGTACTAAAGAATTTAGAGAACTGACTAACGAAATTGCTGGACTAATGGCTTTTGAAATAACACGAGAGTTGCCATTAAGAGAAGTTGATGTGGAAACACCAGTAGGTCCGGCAAAATGCAAAATGATCTCTGGGAAAAAATTAGGTATTATTCCAATTCTTCGAGCAGGACTTGGGATGGTAGATGGTATTTTGGAATTAATTCCAGCAGCGAAGGTCGGACACGTCGGGCTATATCGAGATCCAGAAACGTTAAAACCTGTGGAATACTATGTGAAGCTTCCTAAGGATATTGAGGAGCGAGAGTTAATTGTTGTGGACCCAATGCTGGCAACAGGTGGCTCTGCTATTGAAGCGATTAATGTAATGAAAGCCCGAGGGGCAAAAAACATAAAACTAATGTGCTTAGTGGCCGCTCCAGAAGGGGTCGAGGAAATGAAAAAAGTGCATCCTGAGGTTGACATATATTTAGCAGCTTTGGATGAAAAACTAAATGAAAAAGGATATATCGTTCCAGGCCTTGGGGATGCAGGAGACCGCTTATTTGGAACGAAATAA